TGAGTTGTTTAAATTGCATCTCACAATAATACGTTGAGGTTCTAGCATTTGGAGTAGGAAATAATTGGTGACCTTGACAGAAATTGTGGACCATGCAACCATTCGACTACTTGTAGGATTTGGCCATTCATCCTCAACCCAATGCTTTCATTCATTTTTACTATAATAGTCTCCAGTGATGCATTACCATGATTTTCACTATCTTGATGCATTACCAGTGATGCATTACCAtgattttatcaacaaaaagatGCTAAAATCATTACAACATATacattaaaataacaaaataaaaaaataacacaaaatacttCCAAAATAGCAACTCAATACATTGCAACAATGCTTTGATATTCGATTAGACTTCTGCTTTGGTTCATCTTCATCTTGATGCAAATGTTATCTTCGACTAAGTTCTCGCTTCGGTTCATTTTCAAGAAGGTTATCTTCAATCTGAACAAGTTCATATCTTGAGGCAAATGTAGACATTCCAGCTTTGGTTCATCTTCAATTTGAGAAATTTCATCTTCTTCCTGAAGCAAATGTAGTGGGCCTAGTAGTTGTAATGAATTAAAATGAAACCACCATTACGATTCTGTGTTGGACATGTAATGTGAGAATATGCTAAACCATTATACAATATGCTTTAAGAATGACAAAGAATTAAGCATGATAATGTTAACTGTCATAAAGCTCTCCAATAACATCTCTAATACTCGACTGTTGGACATGCCAAGAAGGGAGAAAATGCAATTTGATGGGttacaaagaaataaaagataaatatccCAGAACACCAAATATGCAAGCAAGTCAATGCTTACTAAAGACTTAAGAAGCAAGGCCAGTTTAATGATAAAGAATATCAGATTAATTCATTTATTTACATCACTAACTTAGATTCCCAAAAACAATTGCAAATAGTAAGCCCAGTTGAGCAAATCCTGCAAGCGAACATTTGGCTTAACAGAAATCTAGcagaagaaacaaaattgtaCTCAAAAGAGATGCAGTCAACACAACAGTGGTTGCAAAATTAGCATTAAGTAACAATTCAGAACCAGGAACCATGCTTGTAAGATGACAGCAAGGAAGTACCATAGGAACCTTTGTAAGGCAAGTGTAGATTTATTTGACATGGAAACATAACAATGATTTCTTTCATCAACTTTTTGTTCTAGTCATTGCATGAAGCATTACAAAAACACAATTATATTgattatttgaaagaattcttTTAGCAATTTCATCTCACTTTCTCCTCTTGAATCTGTAAACCttcttatatgtttttttaacacTTAATGCTACGACTAGACTAACCCTTCCCGAtattgtcattttaatttagGATGTATTGATGTAAGCAACAATATGCTATAAATGCAAGAATTAGAAAGATAAAAACTACCAgatatttcaaaatttgaaccaCATCGCCAATAGTTCCAGTATGAATAACATACAAtgactttccttttcttttttggctcaggaaataaaccaattttttttttttttttttttttttttttttttttgttatgaataAGATTTTTTAgtccaaacacaaaagaaaaaaagaacactcCAGCAGGTTAGAAACACCAAGCTAAAACCCAGAATATttacaacaacaaaatacaCAACCAAAAGCCCAACTATCCATACTCAGCCAAACCCCACATCAAAGATCCTCGAACCTACACacttaacaaacaaacaatacaaaaacCAATAAACCGAAAACTACACATTTAGCAAACCAACAATTTTTAGTAGAACAGAGCATAAAAACCCAACTTCCTAGCTACTAGCGCAGCAACCCTTCAGCCATTCAAATCCATAACACCGAAAGGAATACTCCAATTTTTACaaagcttgaaaaaaaaaaaaaaaaaaaaaccctaagcaCAGACTATAAGGGGTTTGAGGGATTACAGATTCAAACCCCCAAAGCTAGATATGAGTTTCAAACTAGAGGAGAGGAAAtcgggggaaaaaaaagaagaaggaaaaccTAGTAAAAAGGGGAAAGAAAGGAACtattttgtaggaaatttttcttttctttttcctgggtTTTCCAGTCAAGCAAACAGAAAATGACGACTACAACGAACCTAATTGTCTGATCTTTTCCAACGATGAGAGTGTTGCCTGGAGATGGAGAACAAACGGTGGAGCTTCACGGAGAtccggagatggagatggagctggACCCACCGCACCGGtcgagatggagatggagctggATCCGAAGATGGAGACGGAGATGGAGCCGACGTGCTGCTGTACGTTCGTACTGATGGCGGGCTCGTGGGTGTTCGACGGTGGTGGTGGTCGTGGGTGGCGGTAGATGGGGTTGAGGGAGGAAgagatttggggggaaaatgggtttgggggaaaatggtGAAATGGGTATAGGTatacgagtaattctaaatgtcataccCATATTCCTCTTGTGTCcctttaaaaatgatgtggcttttaaaattaccatgtgatcaaaatttaattttgatcgatcacaagttcaatggtgattttaaaagccacctcatttttagagggacacaagagggacataggtatgacatgtagcattactcataggtATACTGAAATCGTTTTCACGCtggttttttgaattttttttttttttttttaaatgatggcTGACGTGGTGTCAGCAGAGTTGGACATAAGTTGGACATAAGTTGGACATTAGTTAGACGGCTAGAATTACTCTTAAATGATATTATTTCTACTCGTAGTCGTGGAAGCTCTCCTTATCCATATGGCTCTTTCTAGATTCTCCAACACGTGACGACAATCTCCGtcctctctctcgctctttcTAGATTCTCCAACACGTGGGGACAATctccttcctctctctctctctctctctctcacaaagggagaagaaaagaaacgatTAATCAAATACCACCACTgtcagaaaagaagaaatgcGTAAATAAATATATCTTCGAAATGGCGCATCTACTATTCTTCTCACGCTCTCCCACACCGTCGTCTTTGAGCTTCTCCACCTTCTTCCAAATATCCTCTAAACCATTCCACACGCTCGGGATTTCCTCTTCTCCTACTTCTCCAATTGGTGCTCCGAACAGAAGGCCAGGGCACCTCCTGATGCTTTCCAATCCTATCTCTTCGTCCGCGGATTTCGACCTTCTTTCCACAACCGGTACGCCATTCAAGTCTCTGATTCTTGGTTGTATGGTATTGGGTTTCTGTTTGGTAACTGAGAAAAAGGAAGGAAGAGTTGGCGAATATGTGTGTTTTGAAGATAAAGTTTTTCTTCCAGAAAATTCTACCACAATGCTCGCCTTCCTCCACTAACGCTAATAGATAATGATACCCAATTtctggtttctttctttttcctcacTTTTCTCAGCTTCCATACGGAAAGTTAGAAATTTGTTTTCCTTGTCTTTTCACTTTCTCGTTGTTTCCACATTTGGTGGGTTTTGGCAGAGTGTTCTGATGGCAGTGTGATTTTCCGGTTTGGAAATGCGAGCGAGGTCGAAACAATTGATGAAAAAGAGACTATTAACAAGGACTTTGGACATAATTCATGTGAAGAAGTTGAATCTTGTGCTGAGAGAGGACAAAGAAGTAATTCAGCTGAAGTGGATGATCTTGTTGATCTCATCTCTGCATGCGGAGAGGATGGTGGGGTTGTTGATGCTGGCAGTAGTGCGGTTAAACCAGTTACTGATTGTACGTTAGAAACCAATTTGCATATTCAGGAAGATTGTGTTGAAgatgataaaaatgtaattaagagTGCAAGATCATTTTCCGACGATGTAAACATTGGAAATCCTAAAATCAATTGCAAGAATGAAGTTTACACATTGAGTACTTCGTTGAGTTCGGATGTGGTTTCTGATTTAGGAATGGTTAGTACTTGTAAGGAAGTTTCAGATGAGAAGAGTGTTGGTGAAATGACAAACCAATTGGTTAGTACTTCTAAATCTGACTCCATTGAAGTATCTGGTAGTTATGCTTCTGAAAGAAGTAGCACAGAGAATGCTTATATTGGGGTTGCTTATCCCTCTAAGGCTGACAAGGAGCCTAGAGTGGATACAATGAAGAATTACGTGACTGGTGAAAAAAGTAATGACTGCGATGTGACTGAAGTAATGCATGGGTCCACTCCATTTGAGGCCATACCAGTTCTCAGTGAGGAGACACGCCATAGTACAGTGGATGAATCTGTTGATgcagataaaattgaaaactcgATAGCGGTAAGTCCTGATATACTTTTCTTTATGTGGTGAGCTTTATCCTCGGTTTGGCTGTCATCGACTATTAGCAACTCATTGCATCATTATGCTTGTTATAGTTGTAGAGGATGATATCAACTATCATCTGAAGCGATATTTCAaccattcctctctctctctctctctctctctctctcttcgttcAATTATCAGGGGAActgataatttttattgaaataagGGTAGCAATGGGAAATTTGTGATATCTCACTACCCCTTCCTCCTTTTGCTGTTACTTCTATGTGAAGAAGCAATAGTACTCTCCATTATGTCcctttaatatttcaatattctctCTTATTACTTGACCTGAATTGGTTTTGttctcttacattttatttttttgcaccTGTAAATGTTATAAGTTATGTCATTTAGCATAAAGTATGGGTCATTAATGGCTTGTCAGTTGTCAACTCTGCAATGGTTAGAAGACAAAGATCATTGCAATTTTAGGGCAAGGGTACAAATAGAAACTTAGGCCACACTAGGAGGGTGAAAAGTGTTATTTACCCCAAAAGATTTTGTAGGTAGAGCTAAGAGAAGCAGAACTCTGATGACAATGGAAAATGTTAGTTGTATTAGAGTCTGTTTGGGATTGcgttaaagagcttaaaaagtgtttttttttttacttaaaagccATACCAAGCAAAAATAGGTCCGTTtggtaaaaaacttaaaaaacacttttttgctctaaaaaagtGAAGCTTGAAAATGAGGCTTTTTCTATAAACGAAAGCTCTATTTTCTAACACAATCCCAAAGAGGCTTTTAGTATATCAGTTTTACAAATGCTGACTATAACATGTGGCTGCTAatctttaaccaaaaaaaaaaaaacaaagaaggaaaCAATAGAAAACAAAGTGTGGCTTCCATCTGCCATTTAtggataataatatttatgattAGTGGACAAAATTGTCAAGTGAAGCATCAGTAAATCTCTTCTTATGCTGGATCAGATATGTAGCTCAATCAGTAGTTTCTGCCAGATGTTGAGTGTTCTCTGTTGCCTGTTGGTAGCTTTGGTTGTGTGAAGAAGGCTTTATCAATGGGATTTTCTAGGTTATTTTTGGTAAATATTCTACTGATGTAAAGGGAACAAATGGGTTGCACTtattaaaagaatataaaaagaaatagaaaaaaatgggTTGGACTTCTGGAAGAGTATTAGAGCTGG
The sequence above is drawn from the Alnus glutinosa chromosome 11, dhAlnGlut1.1, whole genome shotgun sequence genome and encodes:
- the LOC133882298 gene encoding probable protein phosphatase 2C 71 isoform X3; its protein translation is MAHLLFFSRSPTPSSLSFSTFFQISSKPFHTLGISSSPTSPIGAPNRRPGHLLMLSNPISSSADFDLLSTTECSDGSVIFRFGNASEVETIDEKETINKDFGHNSCEEVESCAERGQRSNSAEVDDLVDLISACGEDGGVVDAGSSAVKPVTDCTLETNLHIQEDCVEDDKNVIKSARSFSDDVNIGNPKINCKNEVYTLSTSLSSDVVSDLGMVSTCKEVSDEKSVGEMTNQLVSTSKSDSIEVSGSYASERSSTENAYIGVAYPSKADKEPRVDTMKNYVTGEKSNDCDVTEVMHGSTPFEAIPVLSEETRHSTVDESVDADKIENSIAEEFTVCDTHESSADRVTSLKAVESRPIASSNTGEEISTEGLFLYNGAALLPHPTKALTGGEDAYFVACQNWLGVADGVGRWSLEGINAGLYARELMENCEKILSDPKSAPMTKPEELLIRSAAESQSPGLSTVLVAYFDGQVLQVANIGDSGFIVIRNGAVFKRSSAMVHDFNFQLLIERDDDPSELIEGYKIDLYEGDVIITATDGLFDNLYEQEIASVISKSLQASLKPQDIAEYLATRAQEVGRSTYVRTPFADAAKAVGCVGYTGGKIDDVTVIVSLVQKRSSFHSHLVCVTKRL
- the LOC133882298 gene encoding probable protein phosphatase 2C BIPP2C1 isoform X4; the encoded protein is MAHLLFFSRSPTPSSLSFSTFFQISSKPFHTLGISSSPTSPIGAPNRRPGHLLMLSNPISSSADFDLLSTTECSDGSVIFRFGNASEVETIDEKETINKDFGHNSCEEVESCAERGQRSNSAEVDDLVDLISACGEDGGVVDAGSSAVKPVTDCTLETNLHIQEDCVEDDKNVIKSARSFSDDVNIGNPKINCKNEVYTLSTSLSSDVVSDLGMVSTCKEVSDEKSVGEMTNQLVSTSKSDSIEVSGSYASERSSTENAYIGVAYPSKADKEPRVDTMKNYVTGEKSNDCDVTEVMHGSTPFEAIPVLSEETRHSTVDESVDADKIENSIALDDSAPSLNWKEEFTVCDTHESSADRVTSLKAVESRPIASSNTGEEISTEGLFLYNGAALLPHPTKALTGGEDAYFVACQNWLGVADGVGRWSLEGINAGLYARELMENCEKILSDPKSAPMTKPEELLIRSAAESQSPGLSTVLVAYFDGQGYKIDLYEGDVIITATDGLFDNLYEQEIASVISKSLQASLKPQDIAEYLATRAQEVGRSTYVRTPFADAAKAVGCVGYTGGKIDDVTVIVSLVQKRSSFHSHLVCVTKRL
- the LOC133882298 gene encoding probable protein phosphatase 2C BIPP2C1 isoform X2, translating into MAHLLFFSRSPTPSSLSFSTFFQISSKPFHTLGISSSPTSPIGAPNRRPGHLLMLSNPISSSADFDLLSTTECSDGSVIFRFGNASEVETIDEKETINKDFGHNSCEEVESCAERGQRSNSAEVDDLVDLISACGEDGGVVDAGSSAVKPVTDCTLETNLHIQEDCVEDDKNVIKSARSFSDDVNIGNPKINCKNEVYTLSTSLSSDVVSDLGMVSTCKEVSDEKSVGEMTNQLVSTSKSDSIEVSGSYASERSSTENAYIGVAYPSKADKEPRVDTMKNYVTGEKSNDCDVTEVMHGSTPFEAIPVLSEETRHSTVDESVDADKIENSIALDDSAPSLNWKEEFTVCDTHESSADRVTSLKAVESRPIASSNTGEEISTEGLFLYNGAALLPHPTKALTGGEDAYFVACQNWLGVADGVGRWSLEGINAGLYARELMENCEKILSDPKSAPMTKPEELLIRSAAESQSPGLSTVLVAYFDGQVLQVANIGDSGFIVIRNGAVFKRSSAMVHDFNFQLLIERDDDPSELIEGYKIDLYEGDVIITATDGLFDNLYEQEIASVISKSLQASLKPQDIAEYLATRAQEVGRSTYVRTPFADAAKAVGCVGYTGGKIDDVTVIVSLVQKRSSFHSQL
- the LOC133882298 gene encoding probable protein phosphatase 2C BIPP2C1 isoform X1 gives rise to the protein MAHLLFFSRSPTPSSLSFSTFFQISSKPFHTLGISSSPTSPIGAPNRRPGHLLMLSNPISSSADFDLLSTTECSDGSVIFRFGNASEVETIDEKETINKDFGHNSCEEVESCAERGQRSNSAEVDDLVDLISACGEDGGVVDAGSSAVKPVTDCTLETNLHIQEDCVEDDKNVIKSARSFSDDVNIGNPKINCKNEVYTLSTSLSSDVVSDLGMVSTCKEVSDEKSVGEMTNQLVSTSKSDSIEVSGSYASERSSTENAYIGVAYPSKADKEPRVDTMKNYVTGEKSNDCDVTEVMHGSTPFEAIPVLSEETRHSTVDESVDADKIENSIALDDSAPSLNWKEEFTVCDTHESSADRVTSLKAVESRPIASSNTGEEISTEGLFLYNGAALLPHPTKALTGGEDAYFVACQNWLGVADGVGRWSLEGINAGLYARELMENCEKILSDPKSAPMTKPEELLIRSAAESQSPGLSTVLVAYFDGQVLQVANIGDSGFIVIRNGAVFKRSSAMVHDFNFQLLIERDDDPSELIEGYKIDLYEGDVIITATDGLFDNLYEQEIASVISKSLQASLKPQDIAEYLATRAQEVGRSTYVRTPFADAAKAVGCVGYTGGKIDDVTVIVSLVQKRSSFHSHLVCVTKRL
- the LOC133881161 gene encoding uncharacterized protein LOC133881161 codes for the protein MKLLVYLYPFHHFPPNPFSPQISSSLNPIYRHPRPPPPSNTHEPAISTNVQQHVGSISVSIFGSSSISISTGAVGPAPSPSPDLREAPPFVLHLQATLSSLEKIRQLGPLHLLQEEDEISQIEDEPKLECLHLPQDMNLFRLKITFLKMNRSENLVEDNICIKMKMNQSRSLIEYQSIVAMY